A window of the Thermoanaerobaculia bacterium genome harbors these coding sequences:
- a CDS encoding alkaline phosphatase family protein: protein MNSQSPRARIATALLVALATAAVAGAAKRDKALPLPEKSGIQHIVVVMMENRSFDHLLGWLPGADGRQTATYTDKNGNPQPTYPLAPDYQGCAYADPDHSFDGGRIQLDGGLCDGWLLAGTDDLFPIGYYGQSDLAFLGRAAGDWTVLDRYFAPVLAPTYPNRIYQHAAVTDRLDDSIFPPSTLPTIWDRLAEEGYSGRYYASDIPFLALWGTKYASITRTYDDFLADCAAGTLPDVAFVDPPFNGESNGTSADDHPHGDIRAGESFLDRTYEAIVASPDWSSTVLVVNFDEWGGFFDHVPPPAADDVDPAFTQRGFRVPALVISPWSRRGWVGSNVYDHTSVLKMIEWRFHLRPLSVRDTNARNLAEVLDFSNPSLSAPAYGVPDFTPTACP from the coding sequence GTGAATTCGCAGAGTCCGCGCGCCCGAATCGCCACGGCACTCCTCGTCGCGCTCGCCACCGCCGCCGTGGCCGGAGCCGCCAAGCGTGACAAGGCACTTCCGCTTCCCGAGAAGTCGGGAATCCAGCACATCGTCGTCGTGATGATGGAGAATCGCTCCTTCGATCACCTGCTCGGATGGCTTCCCGGCGCCGACGGGCGGCAGACGGCCACCTATACCGACAAGAACGGCAACCCGCAGCCGACCTACCCGCTCGCTCCCGATTATCAGGGGTGCGCGTACGCGGATCCCGACCACTCCTTCGACGGAGGCCGGATCCAGCTCGACGGGGGGCTCTGCGACGGGTGGCTGCTCGCCGGGACGGACGACCTGTTCCCGATCGGTTACTACGGGCAGAGCGATCTCGCGTTCCTCGGACGCGCGGCGGGCGACTGGACGGTTCTCGACCGTTATTTCGCGCCGGTTCTCGCTCCGACGTATCCGAACCGGATCTACCAGCACGCGGCGGTGACGGACCGCCTCGACGACTCGATTTTTCCCCCCTCGACCCTTCCGACGATCTGGGACCGGCTCGCCGAAGAGGGATATTCCGGGCGCTACTACGCGAGCGACATTCCGTTCCTGGCCCTCTGGGGAACGAAATACGCCTCGATCACGCGGACGTACGACGACTTCCTCGCCGACTGCGCCGCGGGCACGCTGCCGGACGTCGCGTTCGTCGACCCGCCGTTCAACGGCGAGTCGAACGGCACGTCCGCCGACGACCACCCGCACGGCGACATCCGCGCCGGAGAATCCTTCCTCGACCGCACGTACGAGGCGATCGTCGCGAGCCCCGACTGGTCGTCGACCGTCCTCGTCGTGAACTTCGACGAATGGGGAGGGTTCTTCGACCACGTTCCGCCGCCCGCCGCCGACGACGTGGATCCGGCCTTCACGCAGCGCGGCTTCCGCGTTCCCGCCCTCGTCATCTCGCCGTGGTCCCGGCGCGGCTGGGTCGGCTCGAACGTGTACGACCACACGTCGGTCCTGAAGATGATCGAGTGGCGGTTCCATCTCCGGCCGCTCTCGGTGCGCGACACGAACGCCCGAAACCTCGCGGAGGTCCTCGATTTCTCCAACCCGAGTCTGTCGGCGCCCGCCTACGGCGTGCCCGACTTCACCCCGACGGCATGTCCATGA
- a CDS encoding peptidylprolyl isomerase, with translation MRKLFALLALGALASAATAADLVERVVARVNDAIITQSQLDERVDRARKDPQAPTDLNKLRITVLEQMIRQKLVEGKAARLEITATPEEVDEAMDRVKTQYGLTSDADFDRALAANGIDRDTLREQLRESLLTNKVLAREVPINLNDDALRTEYEKVKEQKYGIPEKAHVAEILVRFEPSDAASKEAARTKIDAARSQIAAGKAFGDVAREITEGPARARGGDLGIVSHGDLTPPLDQAIFGSTDALAGPVELKDGFALLSITDREKAGFRPFDDVKEEIRKRMSEEIYDKKFADYLVDLRKGAIVKIFDKDLAAEDEEARKKS, from the coding sequence ATGAGGAAGCTCTTCGCCCTCCTCGCCCTCGGCGCGCTCGCCTCGGCGGCGACGGCCGCCGATCTCGTCGAGCGCGTCGTCGCCCGGGTCAACGACGCGATCATCACCCAGAGCCAGCTCGACGAGCGCGTCGACCGGGCCCGGAAGGATCCCCAGGCGCCGACGGATCTGAACAAGCTGCGGATCACGGTCCTCGAGCAGATGATCCGGCAGAAGCTCGTCGAGGGGAAGGCGGCGCGCCTCGAAATCACCGCGACTCCCGAAGAAGTCGACGAAGCCATGGACCGCGTCAAGACGCAGTACGGGCTCACTTCCGACGCGGACTTCGACCGCGCGCTCGCGGCCAACGGCATCGACCGGGACACGCTCCGCGAGCAGCTCCGGGAATCGCTCCTGACGAACAAGGTGCTCGCCCGGGAAGTGCCGATCAACCTGAACGACGATGCCCTTCGCACCGAGTACGAGAAGGTGAAGGAGCAGAAGTACGGGATTCCCGAGAAAGCGCACGTCGCGGAGATCCTCGTCCGGTTCGAGCCGTCGGACGCCGCCTCGAAGGAGGCCGCCCGGACGAAGATCGACGCGGCCCGCTCGCAGATCGCGGCCGGAAAGGCTTTCGGAGACGTCGCCCGCGAGATCACCGAGGGCCCCGCCCGCGCGAGGGGCGGCGACCTCGGCATCGTGTCGCACGGCGACCTCACGCCGCCGCTCGACCAGGCGATCTTCGGGAGCACCGACGCCCTGGCGGGCCCGGTCGAGCTGAAGGACGGGTTCGCTCTCCTCTCGATCACGGATCGCGAGAAGGCCGGGTTCCGGCCGTTCGACGACGTCAAGGAAGAGATCCGGAAGCGGATGTCGGAGGAGATCTACGACAAGAAGTTCGCCGATTACCTGGTCGACCTCCGCAAGGGCGCGATCGTCAAGATCTTCGACAAGGACCTCGCCGCGGAGGACGAAGAGGCGAGGAAGAAGAGCTGA
- a CDS encoding peptidylprolyl isomerase: protein MNPSRKLARGPRASDGSAAPRTSDSTAEPPPPRPRFRSRIAGPPLGYFAEDPPQCEGPEPKLLDCRRRSESRSESTALRHFKNRFGNGGISTAILLAAAALLAGACARRPAPPIDTIAEIDGRPVALRSFRAFFEANAGRPIAESQPAVVSGLFDEFLREETWRREAKLDTGDDNVDRREAPGMLVARAGDVVRPTDAEASEEYDRHPERWRRPEEAKVARIFTRTRPEAERARSRAVSGNDFGELARTVSRAPDAARGGALGWVQRGDLPSEFEAAVFRLKPDEVSPVIAAEEGFLVFKMLDRHPARTLSRDEAAPEIRSRLAREKTDRYLHGIVDAARREGRLRVYFDRLPFVYTGSFLPGGKES from the coding sequence GTGAACCCGTCGCGGAAGCTGGCTCGGGGACCGAGAGCGAGTGACGGCTCCGCAGCTCCTCGAACGAGCGACTCGACCGCGGAGCCGCCACCCCCTCGCCCACGCTTCCGCTCCCGCATCGCGGGACCTCCGCTCGGTTACTTCGCGGAGGATCCCCCGCAATGCGAAGGGCCCGAACCGAAGCTGCTCGACTGCCGTCGCCGCTCCGAATCCCGTTCCGAGAGCACCGCGCTCCGGCATTTCAAGAATCGATTTGGCAACGGCGGGATTTCGACGGCGATTCTCCTCGCCGCCGCGGCGCTTCTCGCCGGCGCCTGCGCCCGGCGCCCCGCTCCCCCGATCGACACGATCGCCGAGATCGACGGCCGCCCGGTCGCGCTCCGGTCGTTCCGGGCGTTCTTCGAAGCCAACGCGGGAAGGCCGATCGCGGAGTCCCAGCCCGCCGTCGTCTCGGGGCTGTTCGACGAGTTCCTCCGGGAAGAGACCTGGCGCCGCGAGGCGAAGCTCGACACGGGAGACGACAATGTCGACCGCCGCGAGGCGCCCGGAATGCTCGTCGCGCGCGCGGGAGACGTGGTCCGGCCGACCGACGCGGAGGCCTCGGAGGAATATGATCGCCACCCGGAACGGTGGCGGCGTCCGGAGGAGGCGAAAGTCGCGCGAATCTTCACCCGCACCCGCCCCGAGGCGGAGAGGGCCCGCTCCCGCGCCGTGTCGGGCAACGACTTCGGCGAGCTGGCGCGGACGGTTTCGCGGGCGCCGGACGCGGCTCGCGGGGGCGCCCTCGGATGGGTTCAGCGCGGCGATCTGCCGTCGGAATTCGAGGCGGCGGTCTTCCGTTTGAAGCCGGACGAGGTTTCGCCGGTGATCGCCGCGGAGGAGGGATTCCTGGTCTTCAAGATGCTCGACCGCCATCCGGCGCGGACACTCTCCCGGGACGAGGCCGCTCCCGAGATCCGGAGCCGTCTCGCGAGGGAAAAGACCGACCGGTATCTCCACGGGATCGTCGACGCGGCCCGGCGCGAGGGTCGCCTGCGCGTGTATTTCGACCGGCTCCCCTTCGTCTACACGGGAAGCTTTCTTCCCGGAGGAAAGGAATCATGA
- the mfd gene encoding transcription-repair coupling factor yields MAEALRRAGVRAPDARKGRRTLVVSGAVGALPGAIAALLSESGPVIVVATDEPSAETTAADAAAFGAGAICVAPEPSLTPYQRVGPSLKYRRSEFALLSSLAEGTCRIAAVPARFLFARLPSPESFTARRFPISRGGAIERGALLAFLAREGYAATDLVTETGDFAARGGIVDVFPPDRDRPVRIELDGDEVASIRTFDPDTQRSDATLERVVFGPLAAVSESKEAEALLEETLGRVPSSAERTLFLPAVAGNAATIFDFAPEAQVVVLEPASVEDALTRWSDRVAADYEPERDAISPEALLHPVPAIREMLASRATVALDRLGLVPGTPLPLSAEEVTAFDGRVREAAAELRAAAARGESVLVAVHPKGGAEKLRRFAREFDVPATAIPGPISAGFRLRESALAVWAEEQIFGPERTTPAPRRRASEAFLSDLRDLKPGDFVVHVDYGVGRFRALKRIPVEGNEREFVEIVYVDDKTLLLPVERLDLVQKYSGAEGGEPKIDRLGSASWGRKKEAARKAVKDLSEDLLRIYARRAQAQGFAFSKDSPWQKEFEDAFEHVETPDQAQAIADVKRDMERPSPMDRLLCGDVGYGKTEVAMRAAFKAVLDGKQVAVLAPTTILADQHYRTFTRRFAAFPVTIELLSRFRDRGEQKKIAAKTAEGGVDILIATHRLLSKDIRFHDLGLLVVDEEQRFGVAQKERIKEWKASIDVLSMSATPIPRSLNLSLSGLRDLSIIETPPRNRLAIETQIIPKEGDLVREAIGFELERGGQVFYVHNRVESILAEKTFLSELLPNARIAVGHGQMSEGELEKTMIDFVSRKSDILLATTIIENGIDIPSVNTIVIDRADTFGLSQLYQLRGRVGRSDKAAYCWLVIEPGAALTETARARLATIREFCDLGAGFRIAAKDLEIRGAGNFLGAEQSGHIAAVGLEMYLDLLDEAMRQMKGEEVLPERTVTISLGSDLSIPAAYLPEESLRMALYKRIARARDDAEIREIAKETEDRFGPPPPAVTNLIEYGRLRRRAERLAIKSIERRRGAYRLVFDGESRAEPGRVVALLRGKTGAAVSPSGVVSLPPEWSVEAVMAFLDALLEAA; encoded by the coding sequence GTGGCGGAAGCCCTCCGGCGCGCGGGGGTGCGCGCGCCCGACGCGCGAAAAGGCCGGCGGACGCTCGTCGTCTCGGGCGCCGTGGGGGCGCTCCCCGGCGCGATCGCCGCCCTGCTCTCCGAATCCGGACCCGTCATCGTCGTCGCCACCGACGAGCCTTCCGCGGAAACGACCGCAGCGGACGCCGCCGCGTTCGGAGCGGGCGCCATCTGCGTGGCTCCGGAGCCCTCCCTGACTCCCTACCAGCGGGTCGGGCCCTCGCTCAAGTACCGGCGGTCCGAGTTCGCCCTGCTCTCCTCGCTCGCGGAGGGGACCTGCCGGATCGCGGCGGTGCCCGCGCGCTTCCTCTTCGCGCGGCTCCCCTCCCCCGAGAGCTTCACCGCCCGCCGGTTTCCGATTTCCCGCGGCGGGGCGATCGAGCGGGGAGCGCTCCTCGCGTTCCTCGCGCGGGAAGGGTACGCGGCAACCGACCTCGTGACGGAAACGGGAGACTTCGCCGCGCGGGGCGGAATCGTGGACGTCTTCCCTCCCGATCGGGACCGGCCGGTCCGCATCGAGCTCGACGGGGACGAAGTCGCCTCGATCCGCACGTTCGACCCGGACACGCAGCGCTCCGACGCGACTCTCGAGCGCGTCGTCTTCGGGCCCCTCGCCGCCGTCTCGGAATCGAAGGAAGCGGAGGCGCTCCTCGAGGAAACCCTCGGCCGGGTCCCGTCCTCGGCCGAGAGAACTCTCTTCCTCCCGGCCGTCGCCGGAAATGCCGCGACGATCTTCGACTTCGCTCCCGAGGCTCAGGTCGTCGTGCTCGAGCCCGCCTCCGTCGAGGACGCCCTGACGCGGTGGAGCGACCGGGTCGCGGCGGACTACGAGCCCGAGCGCGACGCGATCTCGCCGGAGGCGCTCCTCCATCCGGTCCCGGCGATTCGGGAGATGCTCGCCTCCCGCGCGACGGTGGCTCTCGACCGCCTCGGGCTCGTCCCCGGAACTCCCCTCCCGCTCTCCGCCGAGGAGGTGACGGCGTTCGACGGGCGCGTGCGGGAAGCCGCCGCGGAGCTCCGCGCCGCCGCGGCCCGCGGCGAGAGCGTCCTCGTGGCGGTGCATCCGAAAGGGGGCGCCGAGAAGCTCCGGCGATTCGCCCGCGAATTCGACGTCCCGGCGACCGCGATCCCGGGACCGATCTCCGCGGGCTTCCGGCTGCGCGAGAGCGCGCTCGCCGTCTGGGCCGAGGAGCAGATCTTCGGTCCGGAACGGACGACGCCGGCTCCGCGGCGGAGGGCATCCGAAGCGTTCCTCTCCGACCTCCGGGACTTGAAGCCCGGCGACTTCGTCGTCCACGTCGATTACGGCGTCGGGCGCTTCCGGGCGCTGAAGCGCATTCCGGTGGAGGGGAACGAGCGCGAGTTCGTCGAGATCGTCTACGTCGACGACAAGACGCTCCTTCTCCCCGTCGAGCGCCTCGATCTCGTCCAGAAGTACTCGGGCGCGGAGGGCGGCGAGCCGAAGATCGACCGGCTCGGGAGCGCTTCGTGGGGCCGCAAGAAGGAAGCGGCGCGGAAGGCCGTCAAGGACCTGTCGGAAGACCTGCTCCGGATCTACGCCCGCCGCGCGCAGGCGCAGGGCTTCGCGTTCTCGAAAGACTCCCCCTGGCAGAAGGAGTTCGAGGACGCGTTCGAGCACGTCGAGACGCCGGATCAGGCGCAGGCGATCGCGGACGTGAAGCGCGACATGGAGCGGCCCTCGCCGATGGACCGCCTCCTCTGCGGCGACGTCGGGTACGGCAAGACCGAGGTGGCGATGCGCGCCGCCTTCAAGGCGGTCCTCGACGGGAAGCAGGTCGCGGTCCTCGCGCCGACGACGATCCTCGCCGACCAGCATTACCGGACGTTCACGCGCCGTTTCGCCGCGTTCCCGGTGACGATCGAGCTCCTCTCGCGGTTCCGCGACCGCGGGGAACAGAAGAAGATCGCGGCGAAGACGGCGGAAGGGGGCGTCGACATCCTCATCGCGACCCATCGACTGCTCTCGAAGGACATTCGCTTCCACGACCTCGGACTCCTCGTCGTCGACGAGGAGCAGCGGTTCGGCGTCGCCCAGAAGGAACGCATCAAGGAATGGAAGGCGTCGATCGACGTCCTGTCGATGTCGGCCACGCCGATCCCGCGTTCCCTCAACCTCTCGCTCTCGGGACTCCGCGACCTCTCGATCATCGAGACGCCGCCGCGCAACCGCCTCGCGATCGAGACGCAGATCATCCCGAAAGAGGGCGATCTCGTGCGCGAGGCGATCGGATTCGAGCTCGAGCGCGGGGGACAGGTGTTCTACGTCCACAACCGCGTCGAATCGATCCTCGCGGAGAAGACGTTCCTGTCGGAGCTCCTGCCGAACGCGCGGATCGCGGTGGGCCACGGCCAGATGAGCGAGGGGGAGCTCGAAAAGACGATGATCGACTTCGTGTCGCGGAAGTCCGACATCCTGCTCGCGACGACGATCATCGAAAACGGGATCGACATCCCGTCGGTCAACACGATCGTGATCGACCGCGCCGACACGTTCGGCCTGTCGCAGCTCTACCAGCTCCGCGGGCGCGTGGGCCGGAGCGACAAGGCGGCGTACTGCTGGCTCGTCATCGAGCCGGGAGCGGCGCTGACGGAGACGGCGCGGGCGCGCCTGGCGACGATCCGCGAGTTCTGCGACCTCGGCGCCGGGTTCCGGATCGCCGCGAAGGATCTCGAGATCCGGGGCGCGGGGAACTTCCTCGGCGCCGAGCAGTCGGGGCACATCGCCGCCGTCGGCCTCGAGATGTATCTCGACCTCCTCGACGAAGCGATGCGCCAGATGAAGGGGGAGGAAGTCCTGCCCGAACGGACCGTCACGATCTCCCTCGGAAGCGACCTGTCGATTCCCGCCGCGTACCTCCCGGAAGAGAGCCTCCGGATGGCGCTCTACAAGAGGATCGCGCGCGCGCGGGACGACGCCGAGATCCGCGAAATCGCGAAGGAGACGGAGGACCGATTCGGCCCTCCGCCGCCCGCCGTCACGAATCTGATCGAGTACGGGCGCCTCCGACGCCGCGCGGAGCGCCTCGCGATCAAGTCGATCGAGCGCCGCCGCGGCGCGTATCGCCTCGTCTTCGACGGCGAGTCGCGGGCGGAACCCGGGCGCGTCGTCGCGCTTCTGCGCGGAAAGACCGGCGCGGCCGTGTCGCCGTCCGGCGTCGTCTCCCTGCCGCCGGAATGGAGCGTCGAGGCCGTGATGGCGTTCCTCGACGCGCTCCTCGAGGCGGCGTGA